In Oncorhynchus gorbuscha isolate QuinsamMale2020 ecotype Even-year unplaced genomic scaffold, OgorEven_v1.0 Un_scaffold_1816, whole genome shotgun sequence, the following are encoded in one genomic region:
- the LOC124024280 gene encoding hyaluronan and proteoglycan link protein 3-like gives MGRQYSFPFSSPGKVYYLQHPQKVNLTEAQQACFNDGAQIAKVGQLYVAWRFMGLNHCDAGWLADGSLRYPITKPSRNCGPLEPGVRSFGFPPPFQKHGVYCYSAGML, from the coding sequence ATGGGTAGACAATACAGtttccctttctcttctccagGTAAGGTCTACTACCTCCAGCACCCCCAGAAGGTCAACCTCACTGAGGCCCAGCAGGCGTGCTTCAACGACGGGGCCCAGATAGCCAAGGTGGGCCAGCTCTATGTCGCCTGGAGGTTCATGGGCCTGAACCACTGTGATGCCGGATGGCTCGCCGATGGGAGCCTGCGCTACCCCATCACCAAACCCAGCCGCAACTGTGGCCCCCTGGAACCAGGGGTGCGCAGCTTTGGGTTCCCCCCTCCATTCCAGAAGCATGGGGTGTACTGCTACAGTGCAGGTATGCTGTAA
- the LOC124024275 gene encoding hyaluronan and proteoglycan link protein 3-like has translation MMVAHPRPLLVILLQLLLSCLPALGYSSNRFFYQDILNRNGNGEIHFNGVKLHVDSSQPSVFALRGSNATLSCRYWYEPELSSPRRVRVKWSWLPIVGGHETDVLVAIGPRIHSFGDFRDRVHLRQDSPGDASLVMTELQLNDTGRYRCEVIDGLEDKSATVNLELRGVVFPYQPPHGRYNLTYHDAQQVCQEQDSTLATFEQLFQAWEEGLDWCNAGWLADGTVQYPITKSRSPCGGLGLAPGVRSYGRRHRHLHRYDAFCFSSSLRGKVYYLQLPQKVNLTEAQQACFNDGAQIAKVGQLYAAWKFMGLDRCDAGWLADGSLRYPINNPRRNCGPMEPGVRSFGFAPPHRKHGVYCYSAVVVFPYQPPHGRYNLTYHDAQQVCQEQDSTLATFEQLFQAWEEGLNWCNAGWLADGTVQYPITKPRRPCGDWASPRG, from the exons ATGATGGTGGCTCACCCTCGCCCCCTGTTGGTGATATTGCTGCAGCTGCTCCTCTCCTGCTTGCCCGCCCTCGGATACTCCTCCAACAGATTCTTCTACCAAGACATTCTCAACAGAAACGGCAATGGAGAGA TCCACTTTAACGGTGTAAAGCTCCATGTGGACTCCTCCCAGCCCTCTGTGTTCGCTTTGCGAGGGAGTAACGCAACCCTATCCTGCCGATACTGGTACGAGCCAGAATTGAGCTCCCCCAGGAGGGTGCGGGTGAAGTGGTCCTGGCTGCCCATTGTGGGGGGCCATGAGACAGACGTTCTAGTGGCCATCGGGCCCCGCATTCACAGCTTTGGGGATTTCAG GGACCGGGTGCATCTCAGACAGGACTCACCAGGAGATGCTTCGCTGGTCATGACTGAACTCCAGCTCAATGACACGGGTCGTTACCGCTGTGAGGTCATCGACGGGCTGGAGGACAAGAGCGCCACTGTTAACCTCGAGCTACGAG GTGTGGTGTTTCCCTACCAGCCTCCTCACGGGCGCTACAATCTGACCTACCATGATGCTCAGCAAGTCTGCCAGGAGCAGGACTCCACTCTGGCCACTTTCGAGCAGTTGTTCCAGGCCTGGGAGGAGGGGCTGGACTGGTGCAACgcgggctggctggctgacgggaCAGTGCAGTACCCAATCACCAAGTCCCGGAGCCCCTGTGGGGGGCTGGGCCTCGCCCCCGGGGTTAGGAGCTACGGTAGACGCCACCGCCACCTCCACCGCTACGACgccttctgtttctcctcctccctccgag GTAAGGTCTACTACCTCCAGCTCCCCCAGAAGGTCAACCTCACTGAGGCCCAGCAGGCGTGCTTCAACGACGGGGCCCAGATTGCCAAGGTGGGCCAGCTCTACGCCGCCTGGAAGTTCATGGGCCTGGACCGCTGTGATGCCGGATGGCTTGCTGACGGGAGCCTGCGCTACCCCATCAACAACCCCCGCCGCAACTGTGGCCCCATGGAACCAGGGGTGCGCAGCTTTGGGTTTGCCCCACCGCACCGCAAGCACGGAGTGTACTGCTACAGTGCAG TTGTGGTGTTTCCCTACCAGCCTCCTCACGGGCGCTACAATCTGACCTACCATGATGCTCAGCAAGTCTGCCAGGAGCAGGACTCCACTCTGGCCACCTTCGAGCAGTTGTTCCAGGCCTGGGAGGAGGGTCTGAACTGGTGCAAcgcaggctggctggctgacgggaCAGTGCAGTACCCCATCACCAAGCCCCGAAGGCCCTGTGGGGACTGGGCCTCTCCCCGGGGTTAG